One Bremerella cremea genomic window carries:
- a CDS encoding glycosyltransferase, with protein sequence MLLLIDAQALQTSNSRNRGVGRYSSALINGIHSVRPDWKIEIIENTSLEPIASEVRAKFPIRAFTPPLAGGPKLIANRELNEAYYADWICSQQADVYLCCSIFEHEAVVPSFTTIRPPRTSAILYDLIPLLFSEEYLRCPHDAEQYTHRFRQLCQMDTLLAISESTRNDFLALEVEKPPQVINIRGAISDDFTPTASAEKTRATLQRLGLPDDFILYVGGCDFRKNMPGAITAHGLLPEELQQRHNLVITCAFHGNNEKQYSDFIAQQGQTETVQLTGWVSKEDLQALYQSCRLFFFPSLYEGLGLPVLEALQSGAPVVCSNTSSLPEYGGRISFMADPESPSELAAALQQALSVPRTQFQEERLEFARQFSWQNTGERAAQVWEAQTPQRCPTSFRPRIAWVSPLPPVPTEIAQYSLELINELKTQFDIELVVDAAAPQVAPYIADDFVVITDAELSSRHAAAPFDLFVYHLGNHAYHDYMLPLLHRHRGVIVLHDFFLGGLFCSAIERGYWPISLEETLAHTGNRDLAELLASGNTSLEFIQHAVPLNQPLFEMSDSVIVHSRWAWQRVKSQADIPVSYFPRLHDPTSPPLSPAEQRQQLSIPENAFVIAALGVQRETSRIESLLQAVHQLPSNLRKECLVILCGADSAKLEHELAAQLAELQLTSKVHCLETTSAEVLSRYAVAADVCVQLQYPIRNEISPELLLALGQGACCLSSTNELPEGVSLTVRTPHHEVDDLRNLLIDLYNHPERAQQIRTNARHYVQTHHSRAQVIPQFSFTLSQTIVRRQQDDQPWLDRITEFVASTPSVLPENLAQSWADLRTEALAANVSQVNQLTMCQSSGKLTKRKISA encoded by the coding sequence TTGCTTTTGCTCATAGACGCCCAAGCCCTGCAGACTTCCAACTCGCGAAACCGTGGCGTCGGTCGGTATTCCAGTGCGTTGATCAATGGCATTCACTCGGTGCGTCCCGACTGGAAGATTGAAATCATCGAGAATACCTCTCTGGAACCTATCGCTTCGGAGGTTCGCGCGAAGTTTCCGATTCGGGCATTTACGCCTCCTTTGGCAGGCGGGCCGAAACTTATTGCCAACCGCGAATTGAATGAAGCTTACTATGCCGATTGGATCTGCAGCCAACAAGCTGATGTCTATCTTTGCTGCAGTATTTTTGAACACGAAGCAGTTGTCCCCAGCTTCACAACCATTCGTCCACCTCGCACCTCCGCGATTCTATATGACTTGATTCCGCTTCTATTTAGCGAAGAGTATCTCCGCTGCCCTCACGATGCCGAGCAGTACACGCACCGCTTTCGCCAGCTTTGTCAGATGGATACCTTGCTTGCGATTTCGGAATCAACACGCAACGACTTCCTGGCCTTGGAAGTCGAAAAGCCTCCCCAAGTAATCAACATTCGGGGAGCCATCAGCGATGACTTTACTCCCACGGCTTCAGCCGAAAAAACGCGAGCAACCTTGCAGCGTTTGGGCCTTCCCGACGATTTCATCCTGTACGTCGGTGGCTGCGATTTCCGTAAGAATATGCCTGGAGCAATCACAGCCCACGGGTTGCTACCAGAAGAGCTGCAACAACGGCACAACCTAGTGATCACGTGCGCTTTTCATGGCAACAACGAAAAACAATACTCCGACTTCATCGCCCAACAAGGCCAGACCGAGACGGTGCAACTAACCGGCTGGGTGAGCAAGGAAGATCTGCAAGCCCTTTACCAAAGTTGTCGCCTGTTTTTCTTTCCTTCGCTGTACGAAGGACTGGGATTGCCAGTGCTAGAGGCCCTGCAAAGTGGTGCTCCGGTCGTCTGCTCGAATACCTCTTCCCTCCCTGAATACGGCGGCCGTATATCTTTCATGGCCGATCCCGAGTCACCAAGCGAATTGGCTGCGGCCCTTCAACAGGCGTTATCTGTTCCACGCACTCAATTTCAAGAAGAGCGTCTAGAATTCGCTCGTCAGTTTAGCTGGCAAAACACCGGCGAGCGTGCTGCCCAAGTATGGGAAGCCCAAACGCCTCAACGCTGTCCGACATCGTTTCGTCCTCGAATTGCCTGGGTCTCACCTTTACCACCAGTCCCCACGGAAATTGCTCAATACTCGCTTGAGCTTATCAATGAACTGAAAACGCAATTCGATATCGAACTAGTTGTCGACGCGGCGGCTCCTCAGGTCGCTCCATACATCGCCGATGACTTTGTCGTCATAACCGATGCGGAACTCAGTTCGCGTCATGCGGCGGCTCCATTCGATTTGTTTGTCTACCACCTCGGCAACCATGCCTACCACGACTACATGCTCCCCCTTCTCCACCGACATCGAGGGGTGATCGTCTTGCACGATTTCTTTCTTGGTGGCCTGTTTTGCTCCGCGATCGAGCGTGGGTACTGGCCGATTTCTCTTGAAGAAACTCTAGCTCACACGGGGAACCGTGATTTAGCGGAACTGTTAGCCTCTGGTAACACTTCGCTCGAGTTTATCCAGCATGCGGTTCCACTGAATCAACCTCTATTTGAAATGTCTGACTCGGTGATTGTTCATTCTCGCTGGGCTTGGCAGCGTGTGAAGTCGCAAGCCGATATCCCGGTCAGCTATTTCCCACGGCTCCACGATCCGACGAGCCCTCCTTTATCTCCGGCGGAACAACGTCAACAGCTTAGTATTCCAGAAAATGCGTTTGTCATTGCTGCGTTGGGCGTGCAAAGAGAAACCAGCCGCATTGAATCGCTATTACAAGCGGTACACCAACTTCCGAGCAACCTTCGCAAAGAATGCCTGGTTATCTTGTGCGGGGCAGACTCCGCCAAGCTCGAACACGAACTGGCCGCGCAGCTGGCGGAGCTTCAATTAACGTCAAAAGTTCATTGCTTGGAAACGACTTCTGCGGAGGTCTTGAGCCGTTACGCTGTCGCTGCCGACGTCTGTGTTCAGCTGCAATATCCAATCCGCAACGAAATATCACCAGAACTGCTTTTGGCCCTGGGGCAAGGGGCATGCTGCCTCTCGTCAACGAATGAGTTGCCTGAGGGAGTCAGCTTGACGGTGAGAACGCCTCATCACGAGGTCGATGATCTGCGCAATTTGCTAATCGATCTTTACAACCATCCTGAGCGTGCCCAACAAATCAGAACGAACGCCCGGCACTATGTGCAAACTCACCATAGCCGAGCACAGGTTATTCCTCAGTTCAGCTTTACCCTATCCCAAACCATCGTCAGACGGCAGCAAGACGACCAACCTTGGCTCGATCGAATTACTGAATTCGTCGCCAGTACTCCCAGCGTCTTGCCAGAGAATCTAGCTCAATCCTGGGCTGATCTTCGAACGGAGGCCCTAGCAGCCAACGTATCGCAAGTTAACCAATTAACGATGTGCCAGTCTTCCGGCAAACTCACTAAGCGAAAGATATCCGCGTGA
- a CDS encoding class I SAM-dependent methyltransferase, translated as MIFQHSESGLPPERAALLAEAIQQGRDAQRFVRPDIKAELADLPYRKEALLLEEPCAESSPPVQLDPLSIEEPKRRSIAKKVLRELQRPFRRLLKRLRSISVLQPGHSEPCPAEQQPDPLEEFRNILRSYEQKIHDLEVNYCSMLASDRLEYRDSITTRSPVFDQHDLSDHAIESLFVHTRLPAPPARVLVLDCAQSKIAIELASLGFDVVGADRQRVSLQHPNLVVIHANGHNLPVAAESFDVVVSLASLSRDQSSENHKHEEAAQIAAEALRVLKHGGKFLLAAPYTTANEATGLALNSSVLQQMTLPFDVKESSYALLEGKFWKVTSDEEAARQNVSPQHVSTLVLLAMQKG; from the coding sequence ATGATCTTCCAACATTCCGAATCTGGATTGCCGCCGGAACGTGCGGCTTTGCTTGCGGAAGCCATTCAGCAAGGGAGGGATGCCCAGAGATTCGTTCGCCCAGATATCAAGGCCGAGCTAGCAGACCTCCCTTATCGCAAGGAAGCGTTACTTCTCGAAGAGCCTTGTGCAGAGAGTTCTCCCCCCGTTCAGCTAGATCCCCTCTCCATCGAAGAGCCCAAACGCCGTTCTATTGCCAAAAAGGTACTACGTGAACTACAGCGGCCCTTTCGTCGGCTTCTAAAGCGTCTGAGAAGTATTTCAGTCTTGCAACCAGGTCATTCCGAGCCCTGCCCTGCCGAACAGCAGCCTGACCCTTTGGAAGAATTCCGCAACATACTCCGCTCGTACGAGCAGAAAATTCATGATTTGGAGGTGAATTACTGCTCGATGTTGGCCAGCGATCGCCTGGAATATCGCGATTCAATCACCACTCGATCACCAGTTTTCGATCAACACGACCTCTCCGATCACGCGATTGAATCCCTCTTCGTCCACACGCGACTTCCTGCACCTCCGGCTCGTGTTCTGGTGCTTGATTGCGCCCAGAGCAAGATCGCGATCGAGTTGGCAAGTCTTGGATTTGATGTTGTAGGAGCTGACCGCCAACGAGTCTCTCTTCAACATCCCAATTTGGTAGTGATCCATGCCAACGGTCACAATCTGCCCGTAGCCGCAGAAAGCTTTGATGTTGTAGTCTCTCTTGCGTCGCTTTCCCGAGACCAGTCAAGCGAGAATCACAAACACGAGGAGGCCGCACAAATCGCGGCAGAAGCGTTACGGGTGCTGAAACACGGAGGCAAGTTCCTTCTGGCGGCGCCTTACACAACCGCCAACGAAGCGACCGGCTTGGCACTGAATTCCAGCGTCTTGCAACAAATGACGCTTCCTTTCGATGTGAAAGAATCGAGCTATGCCCTTTTGGAAGGAAAATTCTGGAAGGTGACTTCCGACGAGGAGGCGGCTCGTCAAAATGTCTCCCCACAACACGTTAGCACGCTGGTTCTCCTTGCAATGCAAAAGGGCTAA
- a CDS encoding response regulator, translating into MLIVARHSKDWPSFPHARNTIHFIRVQSGYVKIGSDAPHRIAIIRDEINTPKTTASLVRRQFLRLPRDIRFGVRNELPQISDDLPLYCELIQAGQVEEAVVFSAMPSGLHVPDEILFFQSTPNTNSGSSKVFIVEDSLYKRDILADFLRARGYNVDTFANGNEVLNYLKVNRPPKVTRFDMELSECDGLPTVRQIRSDSCIGSTPIFALRGTSPNNLEIGFQGIDRWFAKPLSGRGLIHAIEAIKPQPFSSSIKN; encoded by the coding sequence ATGTTAATCGTTGCGCGCCATTCGAAAGATTGGCCATCTTTTCCGCATGCGAGAAATACCATTCACTTTATCCGCGTTCAGTCCGGATATGTGAAGATAGGTAGCGACGCTCCGCACCGCATCGCAATTATTCGCGATGAAATCAATACTCCGAAAACTACCGCATCGCTCGTTCGCAGGCAGTTTCTGCGCCTGCCACGCGATATTCGTTTCGGGGTACGCAACGAACTTCCCCAGATCAGCGATGATCTACCTCTGTACTGCGAGCTAATCCAAGCTGGCCAAGTAGAAGAAGCAGTCGTGTTTTCCGCTATGCCAAGCGGCTTGCATGTGCCTGACGAGATTCTGTTTTTTCAGAGCACACCCAACACAAACTCCGGCTCTAGCAAGGTCTTCATAGTTGAGGACTCGTTGTACAAACGAGACATACTCGCTGATTTTCTTCGAGCACGCGGCTACAACGTCGACACATTCGCCAATGGCAACGAAGTTCTCAATTACCTGAAAGTAAATAGGCCACCTAAGGTAACTCGGTTCGACATGGAATTGTCCGAGTGTGATGGCCTGCCCACCGTGCGCCAAATCCGTTCTGACTCTTGCATTGGCTCGACTCCGATTTTTGCACTACGTGGAACATCGCCAAATAACTTGGAAATTGGTTTCCAAGGCATCGATCGTTGGTTCGCCAAACCATTGAGCGGACGAGGACTCATACATGCGATTGAGGCAATTAAACCTCAGCCGTTTTCCTCCTCTATCAAGAATTAG
- a CDS encoding ATP-binding response regulator, translated as MNHEVLVTDQQVINLLLLEDDDVDYQTVTRQLNNGPTKFEIFHARTLEHACAHLKEQRYDVIIADLHLPDSTGAETIACLAEQCPQTVLLVMTSLDDEDVAHEALNRGAHGYFVKNEIQGKVILRAIQHSLRRERYVRQHRTLVDHLRLQQKNLESFSQQLKEENKLLKHAYQLRFQAKATDYNHLSNHLTKDAIAILAVEAEQASRAKSEFLSTVCHELRTTMEGVLSIHDHLIQTPLNHQQKAFIDASLANSTVLYQMLGELSDIARIESGRAELQPFLCDLSAVIQEVGSTAFPLLNSKQISLKWSFDKQFSESVVCDGKVIRQILILLLSNAIKFTSQGRIDLQGTTLSQNQDGSHIRISVTDTGVGIPPQTLDELKAAFSQGSLHSMPPLLGPTLGLSLALQMTRQLGGEMGVESERWQGTTFWVDIPVRYPDGEINGRIDSGNVPRLKGPNFLKRTSNNEKQSTPKASGHHILVAHENRALQLYIVEQLRQLGHSAETAKDGNDVMYLLNRKDFDLLMLDCHLPIHDAFVIADGIEGLIPNGDHQPKPPKIIAISDRLMIDNMDKDQVENIDAFLTVPLEVSRLRETIRQCLPENE; from the coding sequence ATGAATCATGAAGTGCTTGTTACCGATCAACAGGTTATCAATCTCTTGCTCCTTGAGGACGATGATGTCGACTATCAAACGGTTACTCGGCAACTGAATAACGGCCCAACCAAGTTCGAGATATTCCATGCTCGCACACTCGAACATGCGTGCGCTCATCTCAAAGAGCAACGATATGACGTCATCATTGCCGACCTTCATTTACCCGATAGCACCGGCGCAGAAACGATTGCCTGCCTGGCAGAGCAATGCCCACAAACGGTATTGTTAGTCATGACTAGTCTTGATGACGAAGACGTGGCACATGAGGCTCTTAATCGTGGTGCGCATGGGTATTTTGTAAAAAATGAAATCCAAGGCAAAGTTATCCTTCGCGCGATTCAACATTCCTTACGGCGCGAAAGGTATGTTCGACAACACAGGACACTCGTCGATCACCTGCGCCTCCAGCAGAAGAACTTAGAATCGTTTTCTCAGCAGTTAAAAGAAGAAAACAAACTTCTAAAACATGCCTATCAACTTCGTTTTCAAGCGAAAGCCACCGATTACAACCATCTTTCCAATCACCTCACCAAAGATGCGATTGCCATACTGGCCGTTGAAGCGGAACAAGCCAGCCGAGCAAAGAGCGAATTCCTCTCTACCGTGTGTCATGAACTTCGCACCACCATGGAAGGTGTGTTATCGATTCATGATCACTTAATCCAGACCCCTCTTAATCATCAACAAAAAGCGTTTATCGATGCCAGTCTAGCCAACAGCACCGTTCTTTATCAGATGCTTGGTGAATTGTCTGATATTGCTCGGATCGAATCTGGGCGGGCAGAACTACAGCCGTTCCTCTGCGACCTTTCGGCAGTGATTCAAGAGGTTGGCTCGACCGCGTTTCCTTTGCTGAACTCTAAACAGATTAGTTTGAAATGGAGCTTCGACAAGCAATTCTCGGAGTCTGTCGTCTGCGATGGAAAAGTCATCCGTCAAATACTGATCCTCTTACTTTCAAACGCCATCAAGTTCACCTCTCAAGGACGGATTGATCTGCAGGGGACGACCCTTTCGCAGAACCAGGATGGAAGCCACATTCGCATTTCAGTCACGGACACTGGCGTTGGTATTCCCCCACAAACGCTCGACGAATTAAAAGCGGCGTTTTCCCAAGGAAGTCTCCACTCGATGCCGCCATTACTCGGTCCAACCCTGGGTCTATCACTGGCATTACAGATGACTCGGCAACTGGGAGGCGAAATGGGTGTTGAAAGCGAGCGTTGGCAAGGTACGACATTCTGGGTAGATATTCCTGTCCGTTATCCTGATGGAGAAATCAATGGCCGCATCGATTCCGGCAACGTCCCTCGTTTGAAAGGGCCCAATTTCCTCAAACGAACAAGCAACAACGAGAAACAAAGTACCCCCAAAGCCTCCGGCCACCATATCCTAGTCGCTCATGAAAACCGCGCGCTGCAGCTTTACATTGTGGAACAACTTCGCCAATTGGGGCACTCTGCCGAGACCGCCAAAGATGGTAACGATGTGATGTACCTTCTGAACAGAAAAGACTTTGATCTCTTGATGCTCGACTGTCATTTGCCGATCCACGACGCATTTGTGATCGCCGACGGAATCGAAGGGCTCATCCCAAACGGCGATCATCAACCCAAGCCTCCCAAGATTATTGCAATTTCAGATCGCTTAATGATCGATAACATGGACAAAGACCAAGTCGAGAACATTGACGCGTTTCTGACCGTTCCCTTAGAGGTCTCACGCCTCCGGGAAACGATCCGGCAATGCCTGCCGGAAAACGAGTAG
- a CDS encoding sensor histidine kinase has translation MRFLIIDDSTADSRVLQAMLSQACRYEFEVVHVLSGTEGLARLQNQDFDCVFLDYRLEDSQKWEYLEKIRASGNDVPIIAISGDGNEQIAVEGLKLGAQDYLVKDALTAETVHRALSNAIEKVELSREVARRQQELHDFAHMAAHDLQAPLRRIAQLSEFLKEDLAGKLDETCEMNVDLIGTNARRLQSLVQSLIEFARYGSIENRWQPVSLEQIRDSALFNLDFQIRESEATIQSEPLPDVLGDETTLTLLFQNLMSNAIKFRGDRTPVINISAKRAGEHQWLVSFSDNGIGIKQEYLDKIFIPFQRLHAQREYEGSGIGLATCRKIVEQHRGQIKVESEPGIGSTFHFTISAPPS, from the coding sequence ATGCGTTTTCTAATCATCGACGACAGCACGGCCGACTCGCGGGTTCTTCAAGCAATGCTCTCCCAAGCATGTCGCTATGAGTTTGAAGTCGTTCACGTATTGAGCGGAACCGAGGGACTCGCACGACTTCAGAATCAAGATTTTGATTGTGTGTTTTTGGATTATCGTCTGGAAGATTCTCAGAAATGGGAATACCTCGAAAAGATTCGTGCGTCTGGCAATGATGTGCCCATCATCGCAATCTCAGGAGATGGGAATGAACAGATTGCGGTCGAGGGATTGAAGCTTGGGGCTCAAGATTACCTTGTTAAAGATGCCCTCACGGCCGAAACCGTGCATCGCGCCCTTAGCAATGCGATCGAGAAAGTTGAACTCTCCCGGGAAGTCGCCAGACGCCAACAAGAACTCCATGACTTCGCTCACATGGCGGCGCACGACCTCCAAGCTCCTTTGCGTCGAATTGCCCAACTCTCGGAATTTCTCAAAGAAGACCTAGCTGGCAAGCTAGACGAGACGTGTGAGATGAACGTCGATTTAATTGGCACCAACGCGCGCCGATTACAATCACTAGTGCAAAGCCTTATTGAATTTGCCCGCTATGGTTCGATTGAAAATCGCTGGCAACCGGTTTCACTAGAACAAATTCGTGACTCAGCCCTCTTCAATCTCGACTTTCAAATCCGCGAGTCAGAAGCCACCATTCAGTCCGAGCCGTTGCCTGATGTTCTGGGAGATGAAACAACCCTGACCCTTCTCTTCCAAAACCTAATGTCCAATGCGATCAAATTCCGTGGCGATCGGACTCCCGTCATCAACATCTCTGCCAAACGGGCAGGGGAACACCAATGGCTGGTATCATTTTCCGACAATGGAATTGGCATCAAGCAAGAATACCTTGATAAGATTTTTATCCCCTTCCAACGCTTGCATGCCCAGCGGGAATATGAAGGATCAGGTATCGGCCTGGCTACCTGTCGAAAAATCGTTGAACAGCATCGGGGCCAAATTAAAGTTGAATCAGAACCGGGAATAGGTTCCACTTTCCACTTTACGATTTCCGCTCCTCCATCCTAA
- a CDS encoding CHASE domain-containing protein — translation MPDPRIMTSNSLPISTPKSRLIAAAWSLIAGRILLSLALLTACVVMVAWLAGFVELRSLINGLPTMKFNTALGLGVLSVVGLIRSQMRYTKAHWDWLAIGLATFVFGLATISLLEIAFSWNLGIDTLFSADPNSVSLGKPPGRMSTGTAIALWLLAFSQLISDYFPTWVRKSFAFIAGLLGLISILLFLFRNNARGTSIFSTTAIHTAALLFLIAAGFFLIWRGTKFIQSANDRTIVLAELHRARPVSSVVIGMLALALLVTGSLVVDAQRTIRQTNETRFNYFTNLAVEDIERNINRVVYGLRGIRGLYFGSEQVSRNEFAEFVFSRDLSQEFPGAIGFGLIERVERIDLDKFIETVRQDSAPDFQINTQGNAPDLLVIKIIFPLEQNRNAWGYDIGSEITRRRAAEKAVRTGRPTITGRIELVQDERKTSGFLYFLPIYNSNELPPTPEEREKELRGLIYAPIILEQAISDVDSRTQSYVQIVIYDTDDRNNDVLLYGNPKEAMAERKFTQQIEISPGDRKWRIDTYSTPAFENQIDRVTPSMIGIGGMTLSLLLAGVIWMMGRNIALGHNQAVELQVSEEIAREARRTSEKANLAKSEFLANMSHEIRTPMNAIIGLTDTVLRTELTTDQRDYLRTVSESSNILLQIINDILDFSKIEAGKLELDEDEFQLHDLIAKLLKSLSPRLHDRDIEIVYHVDRNVPPLLIGDSRRIGQILLNLVGNSIKFTQQGIIEVKVIPLQPQVKQANEVQLKFAVRDTGIGIPQEKLASIFNVFEQADSSITRRYGGTGLGLTISSLLVHKLGGEIWVESEQGVGSTFFFTVNLRVAKDQSPLPWRDAAHELVGKRALVVDDNEIDQLMLKEVTESYNLQAQTANSGASALQYLKAAVQDNHPFDIVITDVKMPEMDGYEMIQQLQANPEQYGRPVVILVSSGGINSHDRDNSLQIASRIRKPIKPSELLEAIVDGFGLGSTEVAILPQDEPESVDATRTRLHILVAEDSPANQKVAMAILKRRHHKITVVQNGLEALATVQKNKFDVVLMDVQMPEMDGLTAAFQIREHEQESGGHIPIVATTAHALKKDRERCLSAGMDEYVSKPLSPDELFAAIDNAICKSQNIANSLESRKPSREPTLPVSPATKESLVPWEKLLQRLGNDHETLTEIVEAYIPEMNKSIANIQTAIANNDGHLLTISAHKLKSALRFFHQIETAKIAESLEQSGVRNEFASTADNAQELAQRLSVLMPTLVGFNRE, via the coding sequence ATGCCGGATCCTCGTATTATGACCAGCAATTCGTTGCCCATATCCACTCCTAAGTCTCGGCTGATCGCTGCAGCTTGGTCACTAATCGCTGGGCGGATTTTGCTCAGTCTGGCATTGCTAACGGCATGTGTCGTCATGGTCGCGTGGCTGGCAGGGTTCGTTGAATTACGCTCCCTCATCAACGGCTTGCCCACGATGAAATTCAACACGGCACTCGGCCTAGGCGTGTTGTCTGTCGTTGGCTTAATCCGTTCCCAAATGCGGTACACCAAAGCCCACTGGGACTGGCTGGCCATTGGATTGGCCACGTTCGTCTTTGGTCTAGCGACCATAAGTTTGCTTGAAATAGCATTCTCGTGGAATCTAGGAATCGATACCCTTTTCAGTGCCGATCCCAATTCAGTTAGTCTCGGCAAGCCCCCGGGAAGGATGTCGACTGGAACAGCAATTGCCCTGTGGCTGCTTGCGTTCAGTCAATTGATCTCCGATTATTTTCCCACCTGGGTGAGAAAGTCGTTCGCCTTCATAGCCGGGCTTCTGGGACTAATCAGCATCCTTCTTTTTCTCTTCCGCAATAACGCACGTGGGACAAGCATTTTTTCGACCACTGCGATTCACACCGCAGCATTGCTCTTCCTGATCGCGGCAGGTTTCTTTCTGATCTGGCGAGGCACCAAGTTTATTCAATCGGCTAATGATCGCACCATTGTCTTGGCCGAACTACACCGTGCCCGACCTGTAAGCAGCGTCGTGATCGGTATGTTGGCCCTGGCCTTGCTGGTTACGGGCAGCCTGGTGGTGGACGCTCAGCGGACGATCCGTCAAACGAATGAAACAAGATTCAATTATTTCACCAATCTTGCGGTGGAAGATATCGAGCGGAACATCAATCGCGTCGTCTACGGATTGCGAGGAATACGAGGACTTTACTTTGGCAGCGAACAGGTTTCGCGAAATGAGTTTGCTGAATTCGTTTTTTCGAGAGACTTGTCTCAAGAGTTTCCTGGGGCCATTGGTTTTGGCCTAATCGAGCGAGTCGAGCGAATAGACTTAGACAAATTCATTGAGACTGTGCGGCAGGATTCTGCCCCCGACTTCCAAATTAACACCCAAGGTAATGCGCCGGACTTGCTTGTAATCAAAATCATTTTTCCGCTTGAACAAAACCGAAACGCTTGGGGCTACGACATCGGATCGGAAATAACCAGACGTAGAGCCGCCGAGAAAGCCGTGCGAACAGGTAGGCCAACGATTACCGGACGCATCGAACTTGTTCAAGACGAACGCAAGACCAGTGGCTTCCTCTATTTCTTACCTATTTATAATTCGAACGAATTGCCGCCAACTCCCGAAGAACGAGAAAAAGAGCTCCGCGGGTTGATTTACGCCCCAATCATTCTGGAACAAGCAATTTCTGACGTTGATAGTCGGACCCAGAGCTATGTTCAAATCGTGATTTACGACACTGACGACCGGAATAACGATGTACTGCTCTATGGCAATCCGAAAGAGGCTATGGCCGAGCGGAAGTTCACCCAACAAATAGAGATCTCTCCTGGTGATCGTAAATGGCGGATCGACACCTACAGCACACCAGCTTTCGAAAATCAAATCGATCGCGTAACCCCATCCATGATTGGCATAGGCGGAATGACGCTGAGCCTCCTCTTGGCAGGAGTCATCTGGATGATGGGTAGAAATATCGCGCTCGGTCATAATCAAGCTGTCGAACTACAGGTAAGCGAGGAGATAGCCCGGGAAGCAAGACGCACCTCCGAGAAAGCCAACCTAGCCAAGAGTGAATTCCTGGCCAATATGAGCCACGAAATTCGCACTCCGATGAACGCAATCATCGGCCTAACCGACACCGTTCTGCGAACAGAATTAACCACCGACCAACGCGACTACCTCCGCACCGTCTCAGAATCGTCGAACATTCTCCTTCAAATCATTAACGACATTCTCGATTTTTCTAAGATCGAAGCTGGCAAGTTGGAATTGGACGAGGACGAATTCCAACTACATGACCTGATCGCCAAACTACTAAAATCGCTTTCACCTAGGCTTCACGATCGCGATATCGAAATTGTCTACCATGTCGATCGCAATGTTCCCCCGTTGCTCATTGGCGACTCACGCAGGATTGGTCAGATCCTCCTAAATCTTGTGGGGAACTCGATCAAGTTCACTCAACAAGGCATCATCGAAGTTAAGGTCATCCCCCTCCAGCCCCAGGTCAAACAAGCAAACGAAGTCCAATTAAAGTTCGCAGTACGCGACACGGGCATTGGCATCCCTCAAGAAAAGCTGGCCTCCATCTTCAATGTGTTTGAACAAGCCGACTCATCCATAACTCGTCGCTACGGCGGCACAGGCCTGGGTCTCACGATCTCTTCGCTTCTGGTTCACAAATTAGGGGGTGAAATATGGGTTGAAAGTGAACAAGGAGTTGGAAGCACCTTCTTCTTCACGGTCAATCTGCGCGTCGCTAAGGACCAATCCCCTTTGCCGTGGCGAGACGCCGCCCACGAACTAGTCGGCAAACGAGCCCTCGTTGTGGACGACAACGAGATCGATCAGTTAATGCTCAAAGAAGTGACGGAGTCGTATAACCTGCAAGCTCAAACGGCAAACTCCGGAGCCTCGGCTTTACAGTATCTAAAAGCCGCTGTTCAGGACAACCATCCATTTGATATCGTCATTACCGATGTCAAAATGCCAGAAATGGATGGCTATGAAATGATCCAGCAACTTCAAGCCAATCCGGAACAATACGGACGGCCAGTGGTTATTCTGGTATCTTCAGGAGGAATTAATAGCCACGATAGAGACAATTCGCTTCAAATTGCTTCACGCATTCGCAAGCCCATTAAGCCATCGGAATTACTTGAAGCCATCGTTGATGGATTTGGACTTGGCAGTACTGAGGTAGCCATTTTGCCCCAAGACGAACCTGAATCAGTCGATGCAACACGAACACGTCTACACATCTTAGTGGCCGAAGATAGCCCCGCGAATCAGAAAGTCGCGATGGCGATTCTGAAGCGGCGGCACCATAAGATTACGGTGGTTCAAAATGGGCTTGAAGCCCTCGCAACCGTTCAGAAAAACAAATTCGATGTTGTCCTCATGGATGTTCAGATGCCGGAAATGGACGGCTTAACGGCTGCATTTCAAATACGAGAACATGAACAAGAATCGGGCGGACACATTCCTATTGTTGCCACCACAGCGCATGCCCTCAAGAAAGACCGGGAACGCTGCCTTTCTGCCGGCATGGACGAATACGTCTCTAAACCGCTATCGCCTGACGAACTCTTTGCAGCCATCGATAACGCGATTTGCAAAAGTCAGAACATCGCTAATTCTTTAGAAAGTCGAAAGCCTTCACGCGAGCCAACCCTACCTGTTTCTCCAGCAACCAAAGAATCGCTTGTCCCCTGGGAAAAACTCCTGCAACGCTTAGGCAACGACCATGAGACACTAACCGAGATTGTCGAAGCTTACATTCCAGAAATGAACAAGAGCATTGCCAATATACAAACTGCGATTGCCAATAATGACGGGCATTTGCTGACCATTTCCGCCCATAAACTCAAAAGCGCACTTCGTTTCTTTCACCAAATCGAGACCGCCAAAATCGCCGAGTCGCTAGAGCAATCTGGGGTTCGTAATGAATTCGCCTCGACCGCAGACAATGCTCAAGAGTTAGCTCAGCGATTGTCCGTGCTCATGCCGACTCTGGTTGGCTTCAACAGAGAGTAA